The genomic window ACACTCCATAATATCTCATATTTCAAACACCTATTTTAGGTGAATCTTCACCTTATTTATTTTTTCAAGACTTGTACCTTTTTCCGGCCACTGAGATTCTACAAGGCCAGTCCCTGATATCTCAACCTCTATACCCAGTTCCCCTAGCATCTTCAGCACTTCTCTAGCTCCTTTTCCCAAAAGATCAGGCATCTCCACCATAGGTTCACTTGAAATATACTCCGGAACTTTCATTTCAAAATCTCCAAGGTATTCCACATCTCCCGGAAGAATATTATTGTATTTTATTATCCTCTTGGCCACCTCTTTAAACACAGGAGCAGCCACTGCACCGCCAAATTTATTATAGTAAATATCTGCCTGTGGTTTCAAGAACATAAAAAGCATGAGGTATTGGGGATTGTTTGCCGGGAAAAAACCTATGAAAGATGCCAGGTATTCACCGTTTAGATATCCCCCTGGAGAACTTATCTGGGCCGTACCTGTTTTTCCTCCGATTCTGTAGCCATCTATTGCTGCATTTTTCCCTGTTCCGTCAAATACCACGTGTTCGAGCATGGTTCTCATACTCTCAGAAACCTTGGGGGACACGACTCTCCTCACAACTTTTGGCGTATTTCTTCTCACTACGACTCCATCGTCTCCTGCTACTCTGTCTACCACATAAGGCTGGTAAAGTATTCCACCGTTTATAACTGATGAAAATGCTGTTGCTAGTTGTATAGGGGTTAACGCTATTCCCTGTCCAAAAGCCATGTTATTTTTTTTCAGTCCATCCCATTTGCTATAATGTTGCATATATGGTTTCAGTTCCCCTGGAAGATCTACATTTGTTTTATGTCCTAGGCCAAAATCTTCCAGGTATTTTTCAAAAGTTGCATTATTGAATCTGTCACTTATAAGAACCATTCCGACGTTACTAGACTTTTTCAGAACCTCTTCAGTAGAAAGTATCCCCTTGGTGTGTCTGCTGCTTTCCCTAATAGTATGCCTATGCCTTACTATTTTACCGTCTCCTACGTCAAAGGTGTCGTTCTGAGAAATTAGTCCTTCTTCCATAGCTGCTGCAACGATCAGTGGTTTGAATGTAGAACCTGGCTCATACTGACTTTGTATTATCTGATTTTTCAGATTTTTCTGATGACTTCTGGTAAATATCGAGCTTGCAAGTAATCTGCCTGTATTTGGGTCCATGACTAGTCCTAGACCCATTTCCGACTTAGTATTATCATACTGCTTTTTTACCTCTTCATTTAGTATATATTGTAAAAAATAATCTACAGTCAAATAAACATTTTTACCATTTGCAGATATTTCCAGTTCATCTGAGGCTGTTGGCAGCTTCATAAAACGACTTCTGGTGAAAATATCTTTTTTTGTTATCTTTCTAGATCTGAGGTATTCATCGTACCCTCTCTCTACTCCAAAAATTCCAGTTTTAGAATCTTCTGATTTTTGTGTATATCCCGTGAGTCCCACCAAGTATGAGAATATCTCTTTTTTGTAATACTCTCTGTTGCTTTTTTTCTGAAAAAATATTTCATTGTGTTTAAGTTTATATTTTTCCTTTATCAAAGCTTCTATCTCTTCTTTTTTATCTTCTTCAACATCTTTTGCTATTATTTTATAATATTTTTTAGATTCGGCTAGTGAAGCGAGATTCTTTTTTAATTCCTTATAGCCGATCTTAATATGATTTTTATCTATATCTTCTAAAGCATCCATAGCAGCTTCAAACCCATGTACTCTGGTGGGATCTATTGCTATCGTATATATGTTAGAGTTATAGGCCAGCGGCTTACCTCGGTAATCCAAAATTTTACCCCTATTTCCTATAATTGAATAGGTTGCCTCTACTTGCTTTATAAGCATATTCTCATACTCTTTGTGATCTACCACCTGCACTTGAAACAAACGTATTATTAAAATCAGCATAAAGAATAGGCATATTCTAGAGAGTGTTTTACTTCTTCTTGTGAAATTAGAATACTTGTATTTTTCACTATCTCTTGTTATCCCATAGAGTATAAAAAAATAAAAAAGAAATACTGCAAATAATAGAGTGTAAATTTCCTTATAAATAAAAAGTAAAGCCAGAGACAAAAAGACACCTGTCAGGGCCTTTATTTTGAACTTTTTTGATAACATGAAAAGCTGCCTCCCAAACAAAAATAACTTTTATTTTTCAATATAAATTAATTATAATTTATATTCAGTAATATTACAACTTTTTTCACGAACTTCACAAGCTATCTATAAAAAAAACATCTTGTTACCAAGATGTTTTTCTACGATGGTGTATTATAAAATTATCATCACATTTTATTTCATCTTAAAAAAATTTTAAAATATTCTATTACCCATATATTATATCACTATTCTCCAGTCAAGAAAACAGTTTTTTATTAAAAACGACAAAAAAATAATCCGTTTCATATCAATGTTTTATCAAAGCATTTCTTTCAAAGCTTTTGCTAGCTGGTCGGGGCATGAGGTCTCTTTTGCTCCACAACTCATTCCAGACAATCTTTCCACTACATCATCTACTTTCATACCTGCCAATAAAGCACTGAGACCCTGAGTATTTCCGCTGCATCCTCCTTTAAAAACAACACTCTCGATAATATCACCATCTACTTTAAACGAGATCTCCCTTGCACAGACCCCAGAAGTTTTAAATGTCTTCATATTTTACCTCCAATAATTTTTATATAAAAATTATATCAGTTTTCCCTAATATGTCAAATTTATTTCTTGTAAACAGTTGAGGACGCACCTGGTATTTCAGATACGCCCTCCTTTGAGTTTTCATTTAATTTTTACTTTTTTATTAAATTTTCCAAAAATTCTTTCATTCCGTTTTTCTCTATGCAGTTTTTATGGAG from uncultured Ilyobacter sp. includes these protein-coding regions:
- a CDS encoding penicillin-binding protein, which gives rise to MLSKKFKIKALTGVFLSLALLFIYKEIYTLLFAVFLFYFFILYGITRDSEKYKYSNFTRRSKTLSRICLFFMLILIIRLFQVQVVDHKEYENMLIKQVEATYSIIGNRGKILDYRGKPLAYNSNIYTIAIDPTRVHGFEAAMDALEDIDKNHIKIGYKELKKNLASLAESKKYYKIIAKDVEEDKKEEIEALIKEKYKLKHNEIFFQKKSNREYYKKEIFSYLVGLTGYTQKSEDSKTGIFGVERGYDEYLRSRKITKKDIFTRSRFMKLPTASDELEISANGKNVYLTVDYFLQYILNEEVKKQYDNTKSEMGLGLVMDPNTGRLLASSIFTRSHQKNLKNQIIQSQYEPGSTFKPLIVAAAMEEGLISQNDTFDVGDGKIVRHRHTIRESSRHTKGILSTEEVLKKSSNVGMVLISDRFNNATFEKYLEDFGLGHKTNVDLPGELKPYMQHYSKWDGLKKNNMAFGQGIALTPIQLATAFSSVINGGILYQPYVVDRVAGDDGVVVRRNTPKVVRRVVSPKVSESMRTMLEHVVFDGTGKNAAIDGYRIGGKTGTAQISSPGGYLNGEYLASFIGFFPANNPQYLMLFMFLKPQADIYYNKFGGAVAAPVFKEVAKRIIKYNNILPGDVEYLGDFEMKVPEYISSEPMVEMPDLLGKGAREVLKMLGELGIEVEISGTGLVESQWPEKGTSLEKINKVKIHLK
- a CDS encoding TIGR03905 family TSCPD domain-containing protein, whose protein sequence is MKTFKTSGVCAREISFKVDGDIIESVVFKGGCSGNTQGLSALLAGMKVDDVVERLSGMSCGAKETSCPDQLAKALKEML